A region of the Stieleria neptunia genome:
TTCCAAACGCAATTGCAGGGAAGCTATGACATCTACAGCACCAACGGGACCAAGGTCATCAGCCAACTGTTACCGGTCGACCAACAACAATCGCGCAATCGCCTGCGTGACTATTTCGTCGCCTATCAAATGAACCTGCCGAAAGGATTGCCGCCGGGGACCTATCGATTGCAATTGACGATCGAAGACATCGTCGGAAAGAAGTACGGGCAATCGAGCATTCCGTTCGAAATCCGTTAACGTGACACGAGCCGATAGGGTGCCGCGGAAAAGGGGTCAGGTACCAAAAATGCGAAGCACCCGTTGGGCCATTTGGTTTTTGGTACCTGACCCCTTTTCCGCTCGACAATCGCAACCCCAACTTCAAATTTGGACAGAGCGTTAGCGTGCCGGCCGTTTGCTTTCACGGAACTGGCGAAACAGATCAACCAGCGCCCAGTCAAAGCTCATGCGATTCGCTTCGGCGTGGCGAAGGGCCGCGGCGTTGGTCTGGTCCGCCGTCTGCGGCGACGGTGCTTGGACGCGAGTCAGGGCGCTGATCAGCGGAGAGACGACGACCAACAGCAACGACAACACGATCGTGACCCGTGCGGTTCGCAGTTGAGTGCGCGCCCGTCCCGCCGAGTCGGAGGTGTGTTCAAGCAGTTGATCGCGATGTCGACGTCCGGGCAAAATCGACCCGCCCAGCGCAGCGATCTGGCGTTCGATCGCCGCATGGTCGTCACGGAATGGACGCCCTCGTTTGCCATCGTGGTGCATCGTCATCGGCCCAGCTCCACAACCGAGTCAGACGATGCGGCGACATCGGCAGGAGAGGAATTCGACGCGCGTGATAGTTTTCCGGCCAGTTTTTCGAGCGCGTAGCGATAGCGGCTGGCGGCCGTCGAGGGCGTGATCTGCAGCACTTCGGCGATCTCGGCGAACGTCAGCTGTTCCCAGATTTTCAACACCACAACTTCACTTTGCGACGGCGGCAGACTGGCCAGCGCCTCCCAAACCAAACGGTTCTCATCATCGCGTTCGACGACGTCCGACGTTCGACCGATCAAGCGTTCTGCGATCGAACCGATTGCCGACCAGCGGCTCCGCGCACGCAGGATCACCAACGACTCGTTGCGGACCATGCGGAGTAAATAGTGCCAGGGCTGATCGGCGCCGACGAGCAACTTGGGGCGGGAAGCGACTTTCACCATCGTGGTGCTGACCGCGTCTTCGGCGTCATGCTGACGCCGCGTGATCGATGCGGCAAACCGGACCAAACGATCCGCCGTCAGGTCATACAATTGGGCCATCGCCAGCGTCTCGGCAGACGATTCTCGCCCCCCGGCGATCTCGCGGGCCGTTTGGCGAATCTTGGCGTTAAAGGGGGCATCGTTCGGCATGACACTGCCCATGATGCGCTTCGGCGGCGGATTTGTCTAACCAATTCCGATTTTTGACACTTTTCGCTGAACGCCACCACATTTAATGCAATACGCCCGTTGGACGACTTTGACCAATCTTCTTGCCCATCGCATCGCGACGAACAAAGAATTGCCCCGCCCATTAGCCCCCTACAACAGCGTGTCGCCCAAGAACTTGGCCGTGTCGCCCTGGTAAAAGTAGTTCAGATGGTGCACCGTTTTTGACTGGCCGAAATCCATCACCCGCGAGTCGGGAATCTTCACATCCGCGGCCAAATCGATCATCGAGGGTGTATCGACGACCAGATCGTTGGCACCGTCGAACAACACATCCGCCGCCGCGTCCACCAGGCGTTCTTTGCGAAACATCCGCCAAAACTTCCACGCCGGATCGCTGGGTTGGAAATCGGATCGAACGGCATAGTAGCGATCGGTTTGCGGCGACGGGGTTTCCAGCAAGCGAAGCAATTCGGGATTGTTGCCGACCCGAGACATGCCGAACAAACCCGGGACCATGGCCATCGCCGCATCGGCCACCGGCGTTCGTGCGGCCAGATTGGTGATCGACGTGACCACCCGCAACATCGCTTCGACGACCGAAAAGACAGGCATGGCCAGCGCGGTCAAACCCGCGGCGGCTTGCAAGGCCCTGGAGAACTGAGTCAACAAGTGAATCGTCTCACGAATATTCGGCGGTGCGGCCAGCCCCGTTCCCGCCAACGGCGACCCGACAAAAATCGACTTGTCGCATTGCCGGCCCTGCGGGTCAAACGTTTCACACCACCAACGCGAAACCAGACCGCCGCGGCTGTGACTGACCAAGTGGATTTTGGCGTCACTCTCGCCGATCACACGCTGCAGATCCCAGGCGTTCAAGATCGGCCCGACCGAGAGCGTCGGATGATCGAAGGTGAAGACATTGCCGCTGTAACGGCGAAGGGCTTGATCGAGAAACTCGCCGCCGTGTTCGTTCTCTTTGTCGAGCAATCCGGCGATCATGTTGTCACTGTTGCTGAACGTCCCGTGGACGAAGATCAACACGTCGCCCGTGGCCGGAAAACTCGCCGGCTGAAGCGTCTTGGTTTCACTGTCCAAACGCCGCAGACCTCGATACGGCGTCAGTTTCTCGTCGCGGCTGCTGAGAAACTGCGTGATCTTTGATGGCGGCAAACGCTCGAATTCCAACTCCAAGGTTTCGAACGCTTCGCGGCTCTTGATCGTCGGCGCGCCGCGAAATCGACCGAGATCGGGCGGCAGCGCGGTCACGTCTTCCCAGTCCAGGATGCCGTCGTCGTCGACCAATTGCAGGCGAACCCGCGGCGGCAGCGGCCCGGAGGGTGCCGC
Encoded here:
- a CDS encoding esterase/lipase family protein produces the protein MDGKFLEIARSATAGSSQVRPLVQRPDRTRIRTKAAAPSGPLPPRVRLQLVDDDGILDWEDVTALPPDLGRFRGAPTIKSREAFETLELEFERLPPSKITQFLSSRDEKLTPYRGLRRLDSETKTLQPASFPATGDVLIFVHGTFSNSDNMIAGLLDKENEHGGEFLDQALRRYSGNVFTFDHPTLSVGPILNAWDLQRVIGESDAKIHLVSHSRGGLVSRWWCETFDPQGRQCDKSIFVGSPLAGTGLAAPPNIRETIHLLTQFSRALQAAAGLTALAMPVFSVVEAMLRVVTSITNLAARTPVADAAMAMVPGLFGMSRVGNNPELLRLLETPSPQTDRYYAVRSDFQPSDPAWKFWRMFRKERLVDAAADVLFDGANDLVVDTPSMIDLAADVKIPDSRVMDFGQSKTVHHLNYFYQGDTAKFLGDTLL
- a CDS encoding RNA polymerase sigma factor; its protein translation is MPNDAPFNAKIRQTAREIAGGRESSAETLAMAQLYDLTADRLVRFAASITRRQHDAEDAVSTTMVKVASRPKLLVGADQPWHYLLRMVRNESLVILRARSRWSAIGSIAERLIGRTSDVVERDDENRLVWEALASLPPSQSEVVVLKIWEQLTFAEIAEVLQITPSTAASRYRYALEKLAGKLSRASNSSPADVAASSDSVVELGR